A part of Caretta caretta isolate rCarCar2 chromosome 1, rCarCar1.hap1, whole genome shotgun sequence genomic DNA contains:
- the WNT5B gene encoding protein Wnt-5b isoform X1 — protein sequence MPGALSWRLSLQGLFQGRRSREKRTMTGTSLLLTLALLCSCTQLLADANSWWSLAMNPVQRPEMYIIGAQPVCSQLPGLSPGQRKLCQLYQEHMVYIGEGAKNAIKECQYQFRQRRWNCSTVDNVSVFGRVMKIGSRETAFTYAVSAAGVVNAISRACREGELSTCGCSRTARPKDLPRDWLWGGCGDNVEYGYRFAKEFVDAREREKNYAKGSEEQARTLMNLQNNEAGRRAVYKLADVACKCHGVSGSCSLKTCWLQLADFRKVGDLLKEKYDSAAAMRISRKGKLELVNNRFNSPTQEDLVYIDPSPDYCLRNETTGSLGTQGRLCNKTSEGMDGCELMCCGRGYDQFKSIQVERCHCKFHWCCFVKCKKCTEIVDQYVCK from the exons GGAGCCTTGTCTTGGAGACTGTCGCTTCAAGGGCTCTTCCAAGGGCGCCGGAGCCGGGAAAAGCGCACTATGACTGGGACGAGCCTGCTGCTCACCCTCGCTCTCCTCTGCAGCTGCACCCAGCTCCTGGCGGACGCGAATTCCTGGTG GTCTTTGGCTATGAACCCAGTTCAGAGACCTGAGATGTACATTATAGGAGCCCAGCCTGTGTGCAGCCAGCTCCCCGGGCTCTCCCCAGGCCAGAGGAAACTCTGCCAGCTCTACCAGGAACACATGGTGTACATCGGAGAAGGGGCCAAAAATGCCATCAAGGAGTGTCAGTACCAGTTTCGGCAGAGGAGGTGGAACTGCAGCACAGTGGACAATGTCTCTGTCTTTGGCAGGGTAATGAAAATAG GTAGTCGAGAGACCGCCTTCACCTATGCCGTTAGTGCTGCAGGGGTGGTGAACGCCATCAGCCGTGCATGCCGCGAAGGAGAGCTTTCCACCTGTGGCTGCAGCCGGACAGCCCGTCCCAAGGACTTGCCCCGAGACTGGCTATGGGGTGGCTGTGGGGATAATGTGGAGTATGGCTACCGTTTCGCCAAGGAGTTTGTGGATgccagggagagggagaagaactaCGCGAAGGGGTCGGAGGAGCAGGCTCGCACACTCATGAATTTGCAGAACAACGAGGCTGGTCGTAGG GCTGTGTACAAGCTGGCAGATGTGGCTTGCAAGTGCCATGGCGTTTCAGGTTCCTGCAGCCTTAAGACCTGCTGGTTGCAGCTGGCAGACTTCCGCAAGGTGGGTGACCTGCTGAAGGAGAAGTATGACAGTGCAGCTGCCATGAGGATCAGTCGCAAAGGCAAGCTGGAGCTGGTAAACAACCGCTTCAACTCACCTACGCAGGAGGACCTGGTCTACattgaccccagccctgactatTGCCTGCGCAATGAGACCACTGGCTCACTGGGCACTCAGGGCCGGCTGTGTAACAAGACCTCAGAGGGCATGGATGGCTGTGAGCTGATGTGTTGTGGCCGGGGCTATGACCAATTCAAGAGCATCCAGGTAGAGCGCTGTCACTGCAAGTTCCACTGGTGCTGCTTTGTCAAGTGTAAAAAGTGCACAGAGATCGTCGACCAGTACGTCTGTAAATGA
- the WNT5B gene encoding protein Wnt-5b isoform X2 — protein MTGTSLLLTLALLCSCTQLLADANSWWSLAMNPVQRPEMYIIGAQPVCSQLPGLSPGQRKLCQLYQEHMVYIGEGAKNAIKECQYQFRQRRWNCSTVDNVSVFGRVMKIGSRETAFTYAVSAAGVVNAISRACREGELSTCGCSRTARPKDLPRDWLWGGCGDNVEYGYRFAKEFVDAREREKNYAKGSEEQARTLMNLQNNEAGRRAVYKLADVACKCHGVSGSCSLKTCWLQLADFRKVGDLLKEKYDSAAAMRISRKGKLELVNNRFNSPTQEDLVYIDPSPDYCLRNETTGSLGTQGRLCNKTSEGMDGCELMCCGRGYDQFKSIQVERCHCKFHWCCFVKCKKCTEIVDQYVCK, from the exons ATGACTGGGACGAGCCTGCTGCTCACCCTCGCTCTCCTCTGCAGCTGCACCCAGCTCCTGGCGGACGCGAATTCCTGGTG GTCTTTGGCTATGAACCCAGTTCAGAGACCTGAGATGTACATTATAGGAGCCCAGCCTGTGTGCAGCCAGCTCCCCGGGCTCTCCCCAGGCCAGAGGAAACTCTGCCAGCTCTACCAGGAACACATGGTGTACATCGGAGAAGGGGCCAAAAATGCCATCAAGGAGTGTCAGTACCAGTTTCGGCAGAGGAGGTGGAACTGCAGCACAGTGGACAATGTCTCTGTCTTTGGCAGGGTAATGAAAATAG GTAGTCGAGAGACCGCCTTCACCTATGCCGTTAGTGCTGCAGGGGTGGTGAACGCCATCAGCCGTGCATGCCGCGAAGGAGAGCTTTCCACCTGTGGCTGCAGCCGGACAGCCCGTCCCAAGGACTTGCCCCGAGACTGGCTATGGGGTGGCTGTGGGGATAATGTGGAGTATGGCTACCGTTTCGCCAAGGAGTTTGTGGATgccagggagagggagaagaactaCGCGAAGGGGTCGGAGGAGCAGGCTCGCACACTCATGAATTTGCAGAACAACGAGGCTGGTCGTAGG GCTGTGTACAAGCTGGCAGATGTGGCTTGCAAGTGCCATGGCGTTTCAGGTTCCTGCAGCCTTAAGACCTGCTGGTTGCAGCTGGCAGACTTCCGCAAGGTGGGTGACCTGCTGAAGGAGAAGTATGACAGTGCAGCTGCCATGAGGATCAGTCGCAAAGGCAAGCTGGAGCTGGTAAACAACCGCTTCAACTCACCTACGCAGGAGGACCTGGTCTACattgaccccagccctgactatTGCCTGCGCAATGAGACCACTGGCTCACTGGGCACTCAGGGCCGGCTGTGTAACAAGACCTCAGAGGGCATGGATGGCTGTGAGCTGATGTGTTGTGGCCGGGGCTATGACCAATTCAAGAGCATCCAGGTAGAGCGCTGTCACTGCAAGTTCCACTGGTGCTGCTTTGTCAAGTGTAAAAAGTGCACAGAGATCGTCGACCAGTACGTCTGTAAATGA